The following proteins come from a genomic window of Winogradskyella sp. PC-19:
- a CDS encoding RagB/SusD family nutrient uptake outer membrane protein, with protein MKRINKIIFIGLLVLLTGCNDAIDIDQPGRLSAANAFRTVTDLENGILALYGQLDTTPEIALSSNFTDELAIGFDSGGQGFALYDFVLNAGSVAASNFWVRNYAINNRCSVLIEAATNITPDAADLADYNNALAQAHFIRAYANFELLLYFSPDPTNDATLAAPVVDFVPGLSFQPLRDTTGALWDYINADLAIAESGLVDQSNPTFASKDAVRAFRARIALTRGDYPTAQTLANSLLSSYGLADTTQYTNMWFDNDNTEIIWKMERVLNDGFDGQGATGSVNAGGWAGARFAFVNATLEGGPYFEMDRSVFDELSPSTPGVANGGDVRYDVMVSPTSIISPDYQNDPDPVNNDVLVIQKYPGSQGRPLMNDLKVFRSSEMLLIAAEARAYQSDFTGVQTLLQQLRTARFGSAQTVALPSSVSEAVGAVLDERKIELAYEGHRYKDLKRSGVAGGRGINRDPIACGIQSGACTLAASDFRFTLPIPIVEINANPAIGAEQNPGY; from the coding sequence TGAGTGCGGCGAACGCATTCAGAACTGTTACTGATTTAGAAAACGGTATTTTGGCTTTATACGGTCAATTAGATACCACTCCAGAGATTGCATTATCGTCTAATTTTACAGATGAGCTAGCAATAGGATTTGATTCTGGTGGGCAAGGATTTGCCTTGTACGACTTTGTATTAAATGCAGGTAGTGTAGCCGCTTCTAACTTCTGGGTACGTAACTATGCAATAAACAACAGATGTTCAGTGCTTATTGAAGCTGCAACTAACATTACGCCAGATGCTGCTGATTTAGCTGATTATAACAATGCTTTAGCTCAAGCTCATTTTATCAGAGCATATGCAAATTTTGAGTTGTTATTATATTTCAGTCCAGACCCAACAAACGATGCAACTTTAGCTGCTCCAGTTGTGGATTTTGTACCTGGTTTAAGTTTCCAACCACTACGTGATACTACAGGTGCTTTATGGGATTATATCAATGCTGATTTAGCCATTGCTGAATCAGGATTAGTCGATCAGTCTAACCCTACGTTTGCTTCTAAAGATGCAGTTAGAGCTTTTAGAGCTAGAATTGCATTAACTAGAGGAGATTATCCAACAGCTCAAACATTAGCTAATTCATTATTATCTAGTTATGGTTTAGCAGATACAACTCAGTATACAAACATGTGGTTTGATAATGATAATACTGAAATCATTTGGAAAATGGAGCGTGTATTAAACGATGGTTTTGATGGACAAGGAGCCACAGGTTCAGTAAACGCAGGCGGATGGGCAGGAGCTCGTTTTGCATTTGTTAACGCAACATTAGAAGGTGGACCTTATTTTGAAATGGACAGAAGTGTATTTGATGAATTATCTCCCAGCACTCCAGGTGTAGCAAATGGAGGTGATGTAAGATATGATGTAATGGTATCACCAACATCTATAATTAGTCCAGATTATCAAAATGATCCAGACCCAGTAAACAATGATGTTTTAGTTATCCAAAAATATCCTGGATCACAAGGTCGTCCATTAATGAATGATTTAAAAGTATTTAGATCATCGGAGATGTTATTGATTGCTGCAGAGGCAAGAGCATACCAAAGTGATTTTACAGGTGTACAGACTTTATTACAGCAATTAAGAACTGCTAGATTTGGTTCAGCACAAACAGTAGCACTTCCTTCTTCAGTTTCGGAAGCTGTAGGTGCAGTATTGGATGAAAGAAAGATAGAGTTGGCTTATGAAGGTCATAGATATAAAGATTTAAAGCGTTCGGGTGTAGCTGGCGGTAGAGGTATTAACAGAGATCCTATAGCATGTGGTATCCAGAGTGGAGCATGTACATTAGCTGCTAGTGATTTTAGATTTACATTACCAATTCCTATTGTAGAGATTAATGCTAATCCAGCTATAGGAGCAGAGCAAAACCCTGGCTACTAG
- a CDS encoding LysR substrate-binding domain-containing protein encodes MTITQLKYTLAIAEHKNFTKAAESCFVTQPTLSTQIQKLEDELDVIIFDRGKKPIELTDVGRKIVFQARNIVNEAERIQDIVDQQKGFIGGEFRLGIIPTVMPTLLPMFLKNFIKKYPKVKLKIEELTTDEVLARINDGHLDAAIAATPLENETIKERVLYYEPFVAYIPENHRLRDKKKIEVSDLDIEDMLLLEDGHCFRDGVLNLCKTFKDQTEDGFQLESGSIETLIKLSNEGLGMTLLPYLHTMDFREKLSHNLRHFTEPSPAREVSIIYHKSELKMQIIDAMHNVISGIIRGAIAFQNVEIISPLSK; translated from the coding sequence ATGACAATCACCCAACTAAAATATACACTTGCTATTGCAGAGCATAAGAACTTCACCAAAGCTGCTGAGAGCTGTTTTGTAACACAACCAACTTTAAGTACACAAATACAAAAGTTAGAAGACGAATTAGACGTCATAATATTTGATAGAGGAAAAAAGCCTATCGAACTTACTGATGTAGGTCGTAAAATAGTGTTTCAAGCTCGGAATATTGTTAATGAAGCAGAACGTATTCAGGATATTGTAGACCAACAAAAAGGTTTTATTGGAGGCGAATTTAGGCTAGGTATTATACCAACAGTAATGCCTACTTTACTTCCAATGTTTTTGAAAAATTTTATAAAAAAATATCCGAAGGTAAAATTAAAAATAGAAGAATTAACTACTGATGAAGTTTTGGCGCGTATAAATGATGGTCATTTAGATGCTGCTATTGCTGCCACACCTTTAGAAAACGAAACAATAAAGGAACGTGTTCTCTATTACGAACCATTTGTAGCATATATTCCAGAAAATCATCGTCTTAGAGACAAAAAAAAGATAGAGGTTTCAGATTTAGATATTGAAGATATGCTGTTGCTCGAGGATGGTCACTGCTTTAGAGATGGTGTGCTTAACCTTTGTAAAACTTTCAAAGACCAAACAGAAGATGGCTTTCAGCTAGAAAGTGGAAGTATAGAGACCCTAATTAAACTATCGAACGAAGGTCTAGGGATGACACTTTTACCTTATTTACACACTATGGATTTTAGAGAGAAACTAAGCCACAACCTTAGGCACTTTACTGAACCATCGCCAGCTAGAGAAGTCAGTATCATTTATCACAAAAGTGAACTAAAGATGCAAATTATAGATGCTATGCATAACGTAATTTCAGGAATCATTAGAGGAGCTATCGCTTTTCAGAATGTAGAAATTATAAGCCCGTTATCAAAATAA
- a CDS encoding Dps family protein, whose product MTLNSIGLDTGKTKALAKDLNQLLANFQLYYQNLRGIHWNIKGRAFFDLHVKFEELYTDANLKVDEIAERILTLGATPLHTFDDYTKAAKVPVGKNISKDIDAVQLIVNSLTELLKIERQILNKSDVANDEGTNSMMSDFITEQEKTVWMMKAWLGETV is encoded by the coding sequence ATGACACTAAATAGTATAGGATTAGATACAGGAAAAACAAAAGCTTTAGCAAAAGATTTAAACCAGCTACTAGCTAATTTTCAATTATATTATCAAAACTTAAGAGGTATTCATTGGAATATTAAAGGTCGAGCTTTTTTTGATTTACATGTAAAGTTTGAAGAATTATACACAGATGCAAACCTAAAAGTTGATGAAATCGCAGAACGTATTTTGACGCTCGGAGCAACGCCACTGCATACTTTTGATGATTATACTAAAGCTGCAAAAGTACCAGTTGGAAAAAACATAAGTAAAGATATCGATGCGGTTCAGTTAATTGTAAATTCGTTGACGGAGTTATTAAAAATTGAACGTCAGATTTTGAATAAGTCAGATGTAGCCAACGATGAAGGTACAAACTCTATGATGAGTGATTTCATAACCGAACAAGAAAAGACGGTTTGGATGATGAAAGCTTGGTTAGGAGAAACCGTATAA
- a CDS encoding DUF2141 domain-containing protein: MKNLILTIALAFSSLLTFAQDGITITVTVDNVANNNGVVAMALHSENTFMKAAPIQAKSSKIEDNKITITFENVKPGEYAVLGNHDANNNGKMDFRENGMPLEAYGASNNVMNFGPPSFADAKFNVADKDLEINIRF; the protein is encoded by the coding sequence ATGAAAAATTTAATCTTAACAATCGCCTTAGCATTTTCTTCTTTATTAACTTTTGCACAAGATGGTATTACAATTACTGTAACTGTAGATAACGTAGCTAACAACAACGGTGTTGTAGCAATGGCTTTACACTCAGAGAACACTTTTATGAAAGCAGCTCCAATACAAGCAAAAAGTTCAAAAATTGAGGATAATAAAATAACTATCACTTTTGAAAACGTAAAACCAGGAGAGTATGCAGTACTTGGAAACCATGATGCTAACAACAACGGTAAAATGGATTTTAGAGAAAACGGAATGCCATTAGAAGCTTATGGTGCATCAAACAATGTTATGAATTTTGGCCCACCTAGTTTCGCAGATGCTAAATTTAATGTAGCCGATAAAGATTTAGAAATTAATATCCGTTTCTAA
- a CDS encoding DUF58 domain-containing protein: MKFIKSLYIHKQFYIYIALASVCFILSYWFSGFFSLAWIITIIIAVLLLIDLMMLYSSKEGVSARRILPDKFSNSDNNPVPITVKNQYGFKAVIDVIDELPIQFQKRDFSYKTELNPKQTHDFEYLVRPVDRGEYYFGHLNIYVSSILKIIKRKYQFQNRQMVMVYPSIIQMQKYDFLAISNKLSEIGLKKIRRIGHTSEFEQIKEYVRGDDFRTVNWKATAKHAQLMVNQYQDEKSQPIYSIIDSGRVMKMPFNGLKLLDYAINSTLAFSNVALKKHDKVGMITFSKKIESFIPAVNKLTYLNRILETLYNINTQFTDSDYGLLFAQLKRKVTHRSLVLLYTNFEHLSALKRQMPYLQGISKKHMLVVILFENTELDEIINANAEDLQSIYHKTIAEKFAFEKRLMVKELQKHGIQSILTPPEKLTINTINKYLEVKARGLL, encoded by the coding sequence ATGAAATTTATTAAATCCCTATATATCCACAAGCAATTCTACATATACATAGCGTTGGCTTCAGTATGCTTTATTTTAAGCTATTGGTTTTCGGGATTCTTTTCATTGGCTTGGATAATTACAATAATAATTGCAGTTCTATTATTAATTGACCTTATGATGCTATACAGCAGCAAAGAAGGTGTTTCAGCTCGTAGAATATTGCCAGATAAGTTTAGTAATAGCGATAATAATCCTGTGCCAATTACCGTTAAAAACCAATATGGTTTCAAAGCAGTTATAGATGTCATTGACGAGTTACCAATTCAATTTCAAAAACGTGACTTTTCATACAAAACAGAACTAAACCCAAAACAGACTCATGATTTTGAATATCTAGTAAGACCTGTTGATAGAGGCGAATACTATTTTGGTCACCTTAATATCTATGTATCTTCAATTCTGAAAATCATAAAACGAAAATATCAGTTTCAAAACAGGCAAATGGTTATGGTTTATCCGTCAATCATTCAAATGCAGAAGTACGATTTCTTAGCCATTAGCAATAAACTAAGTGAAATTGGTCTCAAAAAAATAAGACGTATAGGTCATACCTCAGAGTTTGAACAAATAAAGGAGTATGTCAGAGGTGATGATTTTAGAACCGTAAATTGGAAAGCTACTGCCAAGCATGCTCAATTAATGGTTAATCAATACCAAGACGAAAAATCACAACCCATCTACTCTATCATAGATTCTGGTCGTGTGATGAAGATGCCTTTTAATGGTTTGAAGTTATTGGACTATGCTATAAATTCTACTCTAGCTTTTAGTAATGTTGCACTCAAAAAGCATGATAAAGTTGGTATGATAACTTTTTCAAAAAAGATTGAATCCTTTATACCTGCTGTAAATAAACTAACATATCTCAATCGTATTTTAGAAACACTATACAACATCAATACACAATTTACAGATAGCGATTATGGATTGTTATTCGCGCAATTAAAACGTAAAGTAACACATCGCAGCTTGGTATTATTATATACTAATTTTGAACATTTAAGTGCTTTAAAACGTCAAATGCCATATCTACAAGGTATTTCAAAAAAGCACATGTTGGTTGTTATTTTGTTTGAAAACACTGAATTAGATGAAATTATAAATGCTAATGCCGAAGATTTACAATCTATCTACCACAAAACCATTGCTGAAAAATTTGCATTCGAAAAACGCTTGATGGTTAAAGAACTTCAAAAACATGGTATTCAAAGTATTTTAACTCCACCCGAAAAATTAACCATCAATACCATTAATAAATATCTTGAGGTTAAAGCTAGAGGCTTGTTATAA